One part of the Epinephelus fuscoguttatus linkage group LG12, E.fuscoguttatus.final_Chr_v1 genome encodes these proteins:
- the trpv1 gene encoding transient receptor potential cation channel subfamily V member 1 encodes MDKSEMFGFSLESDDRTEEEKARQKEAKKGGLVSALGMGQESPKAPMDTDYQEEMEDPKPQIRFNLNFDKGIRGVGEPSTKRDSKTFSIDRLFEAAASGDARNLDGLHQYLHQNMKKLSDSLYQSYGKTALMKALLHLKDGKNETVELLIDISEKMGDVKEFVNAAYTNTYYKGQTALHIAIERRSISYVKLLVSKGADVHAKACGTFFQPHDGPSFYFGELPLSLAACTNQPDVVDFLMENGYQSADAKLTDSQGNTVLHALVVVADNSTHNTEFITNMYDRILKTTARLHPKLKLEDIENHKGLTPLKMAAKTGKIGLFSHILQREFQESNTKHLSRKFTEWVYGPVHSSLYDLASVDSYEDKSVMEILVYGSDIPNRHKMLQTEPLGQLLEEKWRTFAGRMFFLNFLVYILYLTIFTLVAYNRKFGKPPFPVENSLMGYLDLSGQLVMVLANCYFFLVGVAEMKRKRPKLQTLLIDGYYEILFLLQGALFLVTAGLYLFRRQEYIGFLVLCLALSWVNTLYFSRGSRHMGIYSIMIQKMILSDILRFIVVYLVFLFGFAAALITLIIKPPKNMTAVTQPPQKGRLFGPVGSDEECVKPTFENFAFTLLELFKFTIGMGDVEFVQEGENKVVFYMLLIGYIVLTYILLLNMLIAVMNRTVERTTSESASIWKLQRAITILDMERRLSCCLRERYRCGVEKNLGTALGDDRRWCFRVEEVNWNKWNSNLGKIDEDPGCWDRDHQPTSHRLSNRLNRGRSWRDFSLEGSLWRRQTQQSTEMTPLSSTHV; translated from the exons ATGGACAAGTCAGAAATGTTTGGCTTCTCTCTGGAGTCAGACGACAGGACGGAGGAGGAGAAGGCACGGCAGAAAGAGGCAAAGAAGGGCGGCCTGGTTTCTGCCCTGGGAATGGGTCAGGAGTCGCCCAAGGCTCCCATGGACACTGATTACCAGGAGGAAATGGAGGACCCCAAGCCACAGATTAGATTCAATCTTAATTTTGACAA AGGGATTCGAGGCGTGGGGGAGCCCAGCACGAAGAGAGACAGCAAGACGTTCAGCATCGACAGATTGTTTGAAGCAGCAGCCAGCGGAGACGCCCGAAACCTGGACGGCCTTCATCAGTACCTGCACCAGAATATGAAGAAGCTGTCTGactctctgt ATCAGTCGTATGGTAAAACTGCCCTGATGAAGGCTCTGCTGCACCTCAAGGACGGCAAGAACGAGACAGTGGAACTGCTAATTGACATTTCAGAGAAGATGGGAGACGTTAAAGAGTTTGTGAATGCAGCATACACCAACACCTACTACAAAG GCCAGACCGCTCTCCATATCGCCATTGAGAGGAGGAGTATTTCCTACGTGAAGCTGCTGGTCAGTAAAGGAGCAGACGTCCACGCCAAAGCCTGTGGAACATTCTTCCAGCCACACGATGGCCCCAGCTTCTACTTTG GTgagctgcctctgtctctggcaGCCTGCACCAACCAACCCGACGTGGTGGACTTCCTCATGGAGAACGGGTACCAGTCAGCGGACGCCAAGCTGACAGACTCTCAGGGAAACACGGTGCTGCACGccctggtggtggtggctgacaACTCTACGCACAACACCGAGTTCATTACCAACATGTATGACCGCATCCTCAAGACCACTGCCCGCCTGCACCCCAAGCTGAAGCTGGAGGACATCGAGAACCACAAGGGGCTGACACCTCTCAAGATGGCTGCTAAGACTGGAAAGATCGGG CTTTTTTCACACATCCTGCAACGGGAATTCCAAGAGAGTAACACCAAACATTTGTCCCGTAAATTCACCGAGTGGGTTTACGGGCCCGTCCACAGCTCCCTGTATGACCTGGCCTCCGTGGACTCATATGAGGATAAGTCCGTGATGGAGATTCTGGTGTACGGCAGTGACATCCCT AACCGCCACAAGATGCTGCAGACAGAGCCTCTGGgccagctgctggaggagaagTGGAGGACGTTTGCAGGCCGAATGTTTTTCCTCAACTTCTTGGTCTACATCCTGTACCTGACCATCTTCACTCTTGTAGCCTACAATAGGAAATTTGGAAAG CCGCCATTTCCTGTCGAAAACAGCTTAATGGGTTACCTGGATCTTTCAGGCCAGCTAGTGATGGTGCTGGCAAACTGCTATTTCTTTCTCGTAGGG GTCGCAGAGATGAAGAGGAAACGGCCAAAGCTGCAGACGTTGCTGATTGATGGATATTATGAGATACTTTT TTTATTGCAGGGCGCCCTCTTCCTGGTCACAGCCGGGCTGTATCTGTTCAGGCGGCAGGAGTACATTGGCTTCCTGGTGCTGTGTCTCGCTCTCAGCTGGGTCAACACACTCTACTTCTCCAGGGGCAGCAGACACATGGGCATCTACAGCATCATGATACAGAAG ATGATCCTCAGTGATATCCTGCGCTTTATTGTTGTCTACCTCGTCTTCCTCTTTGGATTCGCAGCAG CATTGATCACTCTGATTATAAAGCCTCCAAAAAACATGACTGCTGTGACTCAGCCGCCACAAAAGGGGCGTCTCTTTGGTCCCGTTGGGTCTGACGAGGAGTGTGTAAAACCCACCTTTGAAAACTTCGCCTTCACCCTGCTGGAGCTCTTCAAGTTCACCATCGGCATGGGCGACGTGGAATTCGTCCAGGAAGGCGAGAACAAGGTGGTTTTCTACATGCTCCTCATTGGCTACATCGTTCTTACGTACATCCTGCTGCTCAACATGCTCATCGCCGTCATGAACCGCACGGTGGAGAGGACCACCAGCGAGAGCGCCAGCATCTGGAAGCTGCAG AGGGCCATCACGATCCTGGACATGGAGAGGAGGCTGTCTTGCTGTCTGAGGGAGAGGTATCGCTGTGGGGTGGAGAAGAACCTCGGCACTGCTCTTGGAGACGACCGTCGCTGGTGTTTCAG AGTGGAGGAAGTCAACTGGAACAAATGGAACAGCAACCTGGGCAAAATCGATGAGGATCCCGGGTGCTGGGATCGAGACCACCAGCCTACCTCACACAGACTATCGAACAGACTAAACAGAG ggaggagctggagagacTTTTCCTTGGAAGGCAGTCTGTGGCGGCGGCAGACGCAGCAGTCCACAGAGATGACTCCTCTGAGCAGCACGCATGTCTAA
- the fam222ba gene encoding protein FAM222B — MLACLPGPGDLPLQLLPHTQMNTGHQKWDTTQRMRSAPFPTPAELDAYAKKVANNPLTIKIFPNSVKVPQRNHVRRTVNGLDTSGQRYSPYPSSQASAKAGLLAIIKVPTVKGILKDFDGSRARLHPEVIMNPPTGPYQVASTSTLNHHPPLPNLTRLQQSLPLQPQDPPQTLQMPLPQQQGHTQSLRHPPPMAQHPQGPPRLQTLSQHPALGHPQGPPAIMLQQQHLQQQPPPGLQGSRKLPDGDAPPNVTVSTSTIPLSMAAGLHQGRQADLSTIVHQINQFCQARAQGAGATSMCEGQIANPSPISRNLLISACSRVSMHSNPATPGFPPPNCIIGPQEKATAPVGAHPPHSVAIMNHLPSNHTDLKQQHHLQQHLHQQQNQQQQQLQHNTQQQKMRSWNQHQLAHVPHIQNGGSNLCKQPSRDPAFHFKGMGYPAEVCVGQPYTLKPPVERPTPSPPVNNGMPGPMAHYTNGHYFQSHIWNSSILPTPNSDSSGSQDIAMPFHGAGPGGCTTLDCGPPGAPHYRLGVSSSTSSSSSAQTNLMQTADYLGGDFQTPYFRDQNLGLMGKMHRPPLSRGGPEVGDGRTALIQHPGYR, encoded by the coding sequence GGGACACCACACAAAGGATGAGATCCGCTCCGTTTCCAACCCCTGCAGAATTGGACGCATATGCTAAGAAGGTTGCCAACAACCCCCTCACCATCAAGATCTTCCCCAACAGCGTCAAGGTCCCCCAGCGAAACCACGTGCGCCGAACTGTCAACGGGCTGGATACGTCAGGCCAGCGCTACAGCCCTTATCCCTCTTCTCAGGCCAGCGCCAAGGCAGGCCTCCTCGCCATCATCAAGGTGCCCACAGTCAAAGGCATCCTTAAAGATTTTGACGGCAGCCGGGCTCGATTGCACCCTGAAGTCATCATGAACCCCCCCACCGGACCGTACCAAGTGGCTTCGACCAGCACTTTAAACCACCACCCACCTCTGCCAAACCTCACCCGGCTGCAGCAGAGCTTGCCGCTTCAACCACAGGACCCACCTCAGACTCTACAGATGCCCcttcctcagcagcagggtcACACCCAGAGCCTCAGACATCCTCCCCCCATGGCCCAGCACCCTCAGGGCCCACCCAGACTCCAGACTCTGTCTCAGCACCCAGCCCTTGGCCACCCACAGGGGCCCCCTGCCATCATgcttcagcagcagcacctTCAGCAGCAGCCACCACCTGGCCTGCAGGGGAGCAGGAAGCTGCCAGATGGCGACGCACCGCCTAATGTTACCGTCTCTACCTCAACCATTCCACTCTCCATGGCCGCTGGGCTGCACCAGGGCCGCCAAGCTGACCTGAGCACCATTGTGCACCAGATCAACCAGTTCTGCCAAGCTCGGGCCCAGGGTGCAGGAGCCACCTCCATGTGCGAGGGCCAGATCGCCAACCCCAGCCCCATCAGTCGCAACCTGCTCATCAGCGCTTGCTCCAGGGTGTCCATGCACAGCAACCCCGCCACCCCCGGCTTTCCCCCACCCAACTGCATCATCGGCCCGCAAGAGAAAGCCACCGCCCCGGTGGGAGCTCACCCACCACACAGCGTGGCTATTATGAACCACTTGCCTTCCAACCACACTGATCTCAAGCAGCAGCACCACCTGCAGCAGCATCTGCACCAACAACAGaatcagcagcaacagcagctgcaacataacacacagcagcagaagatgCGCTCTTGGAATCAGCACCAGTTGGCTCATGTACCCCACATTCAGAACGGTGGGAGCAACCTCTGCAAGCAGCCTTCCAGGGACCCCGCCTTCCATTTTAAGGGCATGGGCTATCctgcagaggtgtgtgtgggtCAGCCTTACACACTCAAACCTCCCGTAGAGAGGCCCACCCCCTCTCCCCCCGTCAACAACGGCATGCCCGGCCCCATGGCCCACTACACTAATGGTCACTACTTCCAGTCCCACATTTGGAACAGCAGCATCCTCCCCACACCCAACAGTGACAGCTCCGGGTCTCAGGACATAGCCATGCCATTCCACGGTGCGGGCCCAGGGGGGTGCACCACGCTAGACTGTGGGCCCCCTGGGGCTCCCCATTACAGGCTAGGAGTGAGCTCCTccacctcatcctcctcctccgcccAGACTAATCTGATGCAAACGGCAGATTACTTGGGTGGGGACTTCCAGACGCCCTACTTCCGCGATCAGAATCTAGGGTTGATGGGCAAGATGCACAGGCCTCCTCTGAGCAGGGGAGGTCCAGAGGTTGGGGATGGCAGAACCGCTCTCATCCAGCACCCAGGGTACAGATAA